The Endozoicomonas montiporae CL-33 genome contains a region encoding:
- a CDS encoding GDP-mannose 4,6-dehydratase has product MPSVLITGLRGFTGRFLAAELEASGHRVFGTVYGHEPCLLPGEYAVNLCNLEQVRNLVSEVKPDYVAHLAAVTFVAHDDADAMYRTNVVGTRNLLQALSESSKVPESILLTSSANIYGNAVVDPIDELTYPEPVNDYAISKLAMEYMARLWMDKLPLTIVRPFNYTGVGQSHNFLLPKIVSHFQRGERSIELGNIDISRDFSDVRMVASVYKCLLNGCYAGETFNVCSGVAASLVQILSMMADIAGYSISINVNPAFVRDNEIKILRGDNRKLLEAVGNIGTIPLRETLEWMYKEGQ; this is encoded by the coding sequence ATGCCATCCGTACTCATCACCGGCTTAAGGGGATTCACGGGGAGGTTTCTGGCGGCTGAGTTGGAGGCCTCTGGCCATCGGGTATTTGGTACGGTGTATGGTCACGAGCCATGCCTGCTGCCGGGGGAATATGCAGTAAATCTTTGTAACCTTGAGCAGGTTCGCAATCTTGTCAGTGAGGTTAAACCTGACTATGTTGCCCATCTTGCTGCAGTAACTTTTGTTGCCCATGATGACGCTGATGCCATGTACCGCACAAATGTTGTAGGGACAAGGAATTTACTACAGGCTCTTTCTGAGTCCAGTAAAGTGCCAGAATCTATCTTACTGACAAGCAGTGCCAATATATATGGAAATGCGGTGGTAGATCCTATTGATGAATTGACCTACCCAGAGCCTGTTAATGATTATGCCATAAGCAAACTGGCCATGGAGTATATGGCTCGGTTATGGATGGATAAACTCCCTTTAACAATTGTCAGGCCGTTTAACTATACTGGCGTGGGTCAGTCTCATAATTTTCTACTTCCCAAAATTGTCTCTCATTTTCAGCGTGGTGAAAGAAGCATTGAATTGGGGAATATCGATATTTCCAGAGACTTTTCTGATGTCAGAATGGTTGCCAGCGTTTATAAGTGCCTTCTGAATGGTTGCTATGCAGGAGAAACATTCAACGTGTGCTCTGGTGTTGCGGCCAGTCTGGTACAAATTTTATCTATGATGGCTGATATTGCTGGTTACTCCATAAGCATTAATGTGAACCCTGCTTTTGTTCGGGATAATGAGATAAAAATTCTCCGTGGCGATAACCGCAAGCTTTTGGAAGCAGTAGGCAATATTGGTACTATTCCCCTGCGTGAAACTTTGGAATGGATGTATAAAGAAGGTCAGTGA
- the gmd gene encoding GDP-mannose 4,6-dehydratase — MKASIITGITGQDGAYLAQLLLEKGHKVYGTYRRTASTNFWRIEEVGIRNHPNLHLLEYDLTDLGSSIRLLEQTQPDEVYNLAAQSFVGVSFDQPVTTAQITGIGPVNLLEAIRIVNPKIKFYQASTSEMFGLVQEVPQSEVTPLYPRSPYGCAKVYAHWMAVNYRESFDIFGASGILFNHESPLRGLEFVTRKITDGLARVKLGMQSHIDLGNLEAKRDWGYAKDYVKGMWLMMQAEQPDTYVLATGRTEKVRDFVEMTCKALDINIEWQGEGVDEVGIDTATGQTILCVNPRFYRPAEVDLLIGNPEKAKKNLDWEATTTLEELCAMMVKADLRRVQEGSSF; from the coding sequence TTGAAAGCATCTATTATCACCGGTATTACTGGACAAGATGGCGCATATCTTGCGCAATTACTTTTAGAGAAGGGTCATAAAGTTTATGGTACTTACCGAAGAACTGCTTCAACAAACTTCTGGCGTATCGAAGAAGTTGGAATCCGTAATCACCCTAACCTGCATCTTCTGGAATATGATCTAACAGATCTTGGCTCAAGCATCCGTTTGCTGGAACAAACTCAGCCAGATGAAGTGTACAACCTTGCAGCTCAGAGCTTCGTAGGCGTTTCTTTTGACCAGCCAGTAACTACAGCTCAGATCACAGGTATTGGTCCGGTAAATCTTCTGGAAGCGATCCGTATCGTGAATCCAAAGATCAAGTTCTACCAGGCTTCCACCTCTGAGATGTTCGGCCTTGTTCAGGAGGTTCCCCAATCCGAGGTTACTCCGCTTTACCCTAGAAGCCCTTATGGTTGTGCAAAAGTCTATGCCCACTGGATGGCGGTTAATTATCGTGAAAGTTTCGATATTTTTGGTGCCAGTGGCATCCTTTTTAACCATGAATCTCCACTGCGTGGGCTGGAGTTTGTAACCCGCAAAATTACCGATGGTCTGGCACGTGTAAAGCTCGGTATGCAATCTCACATTGATCTCGGAAATCTGGAAGCTAAACGAGATTGGGGCTATGCCAAAGATTATGTAAAAGGCATGTGGCTTATGATGCAGGCGGAACAGCCTGATACCTATGTCCTTGCGACCGGGCGTACAGAAAAGGTTCGTGACTTTGTTGAAATGACTTGCAAGGCTCTGGATATTAATATCGAGTGGCAAGGTGAGGGTGTTGATGAAGTGGGCATTGATACCGCTACTGGTCAGACGATCCTCTGCGTCAACCCACGATTCTATCGTCCGGCAGAGGTAGACCTTTTGATTGGTAATCCGGAAAAAGCCAAAAAAAATCTGGACTGGGAAGCGACAACCACGCTGGAAGAACTGTGTGCCATGATGGTAAAAGCCGATTTGCGTCGTGTTCAAGAGGGGAGCTCTTTCTAA
- a CDS encoding glycosyltransferase family 4 protein, translated as MLSERRQKIWINVTTSAAWNRPAVGIVRVEAELKRHLKKLYPQGSFGECLWNGNSFVEYDQKPSLSTSDHVDKIKDENKFFSSTVTSKRDALLSIAHGIVYLSPKWSKYYLFHLMRNLYFPLFKIFSFFRNIKKRIWSFEKKSLEACKENKVELVTESKSIFHEGDIFISFGADWNYEYYKNFFYLRKEQKIKIITCCYDLIPILYPQYCLENIAKIFPSYFLDVADGSDLILCISQQSENDLKVFLDKTGGCKVPTGVIKLGDTVTKADKLDISETIQNIVSKPFILYVSTIERRKNHEVLYRAYHMLCQNGDYEKLPKLVFVGMPGWGVNDLLNDIDLDPCIQGLIIQLNSVSDAELLTLYENAVFCVYPSFYEGWGLPVGEALSLGKIVVCSNGGSLPEVGKDLVLYADPWRPDQWAETIMNLISNENYRIKLTKRIKDEYKTKSWSETATSVYNAINSINSQ; from the coding sequence ATGTTATCTGAAAGAAGGCAAAAAATATGGATAAACGTAACAACAAGTGCTGCATGGAACCGCCCGGCGGTTGGCATTGTACGCGTTGAAGCTGAGCTAAAGCGGCATTTAAAAAAACTATACCCTCAAGGCTCATTTGGAGAGTGCTTATGGAATGGAAATTCCTTTGTTGAATATGATCAAAAACCAAGCTTATCTACTTCAGACCATGTTGATAAAATAAAAGATGAAAATAAGTTTTTTTCATCCACAGTGACATCAAAAAGGGATGCATTATTATCTATCGCACATGGCATTGTATATCTATCACCTAAGTGGAGTAAATATTATTTATTTCATTTAATGAGAAATTTATATTTTCCTCTTTTTAAAATTTTCAGCTTTTTTCGCAATATAAAGAAAAGAATTTGGTCCTTTGAAAAAAAATCTTTGGAAGCTTGCAAAGAAAATAAAGTTGAATTAGTGACAGAGTCAAAATCTATTTTCCATGAAGGAGACATTTTTATTTCTTTTGGTGCTGATTGGAACTATGAGTACTACAAGAATTTTTTCTATTTAAGAAAAGAACAAAAAATAAAGATAATCACATGCTGTTATGATCTTATACCTATTTTGTATCCACAATATTGCCTTGAAAATATCGCTAAAATATTTCCTTCATATTTTCTTGACGTGGCTGATGGCTCTGATTTAATACTATGCATATCTCAACAAAGTGAAAATGATTTAAAAGTATTTCTTGATAAAACTGGTGGATGCAAGGTTCCAACGGGAGTAATTAAATTAGGAGACACAGTGACTAAGGCTGATAAACTTGATATTAGTGAGACTATACAAAATATTGTTAGCAAGCCTTTTATTCTTTATGTATCAACTATTGAGAGAAGAAAAAATCATGAAGTGTTGTACAGAGCTTATCATATGCTTTGTCAAAATGGAGACTATGAAAAATTACCTAAACTAGTTTTTGTTGGTATGCCAGGATGGGGTGTTAATGACTTACTGAATGATATTGATCTTGACCCTTGTATTCAGGGCCTTATTATTCAATTAAACAGTGTTTCAGATGCCGAATTGTTAACGCTATATGAAAATGCTGTTTTTTGCGTTTACCCTTCTTTTTATGAAGGTTGGGGTCTACCAGTTGGAGAGGCTCTGTCTTTAGGTAAAATAGTAGTTTGTTCCAATGGAGGTTCACTCCCTGAAGTAGGCAAAGACTTAGTTTTGTACGCTGACCCATGGAGGCCAGATCAATGGGCGGAAACAATAATGAATTTGATTAGTAATGAAAATTACAGGATAAAACTTACAAAGCGTATTAAAGATGAATATAAAACAAAATCATGGAGTGAAACAGCAACTTCTGTTTATAATGCAATTAATTCTATTAACTCTCAATAA
- a CDS encoding glycosyltransferase, with translation MMNILVLCNYPIKNPLHGGQLRVHNIVKTYKAAGYNVDVAGVLGNDHYPEEQGFLEFPGFDLLRNVVEDIRYMEDYATNQLFLSDNAWYDKLLAKIRVNPDIIHLEQPWLYSFLKRYIEEKKIHTKIIYGSQNIEYKLKEEIIETFLGKSTAKKAASLVRCLEQEVINNVDGVICVSKNDLQWMRKQTDKPTILAQNGVSDRVVSVDSIAQAREATQGKKYAIFCGSAHLPNITGFYKIFGDGFGSLNPEEALVVVGNVGPAVMADERLAKSANLKERLLITGEVDEPLLCSLVELSHCCVLPITQGGGTNLKTAEALLSGKYIISTSVAMRGFEDFIGDEGVFIADGPADFKKALRHIMNLKPFVLSEKAKSKRQRVLWKNCLKNLPILAKNILTK, from the coding sequence ATGATGAATATACTAGTTCTTTGTAATTACCCAATTAAGAACCCACTGCATGGTGGGCAGTTAAGAGTTCACAATATTGTTAAGACTTATAAAGCGGCTGGTTATAATGTCGATGTCGCAGGGGTTTTAGGGAATGATCACTATCCCGAAGAACAAGGTTTTTTGGAATTCCCTGGCTTTGATCTGTTAAGGAACGTGGTTGAAGATATTCGCTACATGGAAGATTATGCTACGAACCAATTATTTTTATCTGACAATGCTTGGTACGATAAACTTTTAGCCAAAATACGTGTTAATCCTGACATAATTCATTTAGAGCAGCCTTGGCTTTATTCCTTTTTGAAAAGATATATTGAAGAAAAAAAAATTCATACCAAAATAATTTATGGCTCACAGAATATTGAATACAAACTCAAAGAAGAAATTATAGAGACATTTCTGGGCAAAAGCACAGCTAAGAAAGCTGCTTCTTTAGTTCGGTGTCTTGAACAAGAAGTTATCAATAATGTAGATGGTGTTATTTGCGTTTCAAAAAATGATTTACAATGGATGCGCAAGCAAACAGATAAACCAACTATTCTTGCACAAAATGGTGTTAGTGATAGGGTAGTGTCAGTTGATAGCATTGCTCAGGCCAGAGAGGCAACTCAAGGAAAGAAGTATGCCATCTTCTGTGGTAGTGCTCATCTTCCAAATATAACAGGGTTTTATAAAATCTTTGGTGACGGTTTTGGGTCTTTGAACCCAGAAGAAGCACTTGTTGTGGTAGGGAATGTAGGACCAGCTGTCATGGCTGATGAAAGGCTAGCTAAATCAGCCAATCTGAAAGAACGTTTGCTTATAACAGGTGAAGTAGACGAGCCACTACTCTGCAGTCTCGTAGAGCTGTCACATTGTTGTGTTCTCCCTATAACACAGGGGGGAGGGACAAATCTTAAAACAGCAGAGGCATTACTTTCAGGTAAATACATTATTTCTACTTCAGTAGCTATGAGAGGTTTTGAAGACTTTATTGGAGATGAGGGCGTTTTTATAGCAGATGGCCCAGCTGACTTTAAGAAAGCTCTGCGCCATATTATGAATCTTAAACCTTTTGTATTAAGTGAAAAAGCTAAATCTAAACGACAGCGTGTTCTATGGAAGAACTGTTTAAAAAACTTACCTATATTGGCAAAAAATATTTTAACAAAGTGA
- a CDS encoding polysialyltransferase family glycosyltransferase, with amino-acid sequence MIRKVIFLGDLYRSCQDRNVYRLYHLFSPIISSLGVDCSCLVTDENKVFKESDIEIKIWMEAFQNKKIHRLDNIDLVDTAIIGFELPDYYLSYLDKKNIKWINFSIHPLRFLDDLYFSLDSSFECNTNSLSITDEYINLCASLLQLRYGNINNSKKKSSLFFFGQMPHDKSVWFDNEFKTVESYFDTLDSLAEKYSHILYRKHPHVHDNELYEKLSNRYDVEIDDSSSAYELLCSNRVSAVCAISSSILVEARYFGLESFYLENRAKRFRNAISYKSLINKKSIWLSDLLDCNLENSQEGKKLSSVITTNLLRDVFGYWGYDTEDRKLKSCVAHLSNDIAHLSNDVACLSKNIEKQDYQIERLLQEVESLSEFKNEILLSRSWKITCALKKISNLTRSFNK; translated from the coding sequence ATGATACGTAAAGTTATTTTTCTAGGTGATTTATATAGGAGCTGTCAGGATCGTAACGTATATAGACTGTATCACTTATTTTCCCCCATTATTTCTAGTCTAGGTGTTGATTGCTCATGTCTTGTTACTGATGAGAATAAAGTATTTAAAGAATCTGACATTGAAATAAAAATATGGATGGAGGCTTTTCAAAACAAAAAAATACATCGATTAGATAATATTGACTTGGTTGACACAGCCATTATTGGTTTTGAATTACCAGATTATTACTTGTCATACTTAGATAAAAAAAACATCAAGTGGATTAATTTTTCTATACATCCATTACGGTTTTTAGATGATTTATACTTTTCTTTAGACTCTTCATTTGAATGCAATACTAACAGCCTTTCAATAACTGATGAATATATTAATTTATGTGCCAGCCTTTTGCAGCTAAGATATGGCAATATAAATAACAGTAAAAAAAAGTCATCCTTGTTTTTTTTTGGGCAAATGCCACACGATAAAAGTGTGTGGTTTGATAATGAGTTCAAAACAGTAGAGTCTTATTTTGATACTCTTGATAGTTTAGCGGAAAAGTATTCTCATATTTTATACCGTAAACATCCTCATGTTCATGACAATGAGCTATATGAAAAATTAAGCAACCGTTATGATGTTGAAATAGACGATTCCTCATCTGCATATGAGTTACTCTGTTCAAATAGAGTTTCTGCAGTTTGCGCTATTAGTTCTTCTATTCTGGTTGAGGCGCGATACTTTGGATTAGAAAGTTTTTACCTTGAAAATAGAGCCAAACGTTTTAGAAACGCTATCAGTTATAAAAGCCTTATAAATAAAAAGAGCATATGGTTAAGTGATCTACTTGATTGCAACTTAGAGAATAGCCAAGAAGGTAAAAAACTTTCTTCTGTAATAACAACTAACCTCCTTAGAGATGTTTTTGGTTATTGGGGTTATGATACGGAGGATAGAAAGTTGAAATCATGTGTTGCTCATTTATCCAATGATATTGCTCATTTGTCCAATGATGTTGCTTGTTTGTCCAAGAATATTGAAAAGCAAGATTATCAAATAGAAAGGCTCTTACAAGAAGTTGAATCTTTATCTGAATTCAAGAATGAGATACTACTGAGTAGGTCATGGAAAATCACTTGTGCACTGAAAAAAATATCTAATCTTACTAGGTCTTTCAATAAATAA
- a CDS encoding class I SAM-dependent methyltransferase, translated as MESNKLSNNVVSEKDYSLHSGERQTGIALEDIRLDHTVRYELAKKVIKEYFGDKQISAIDVFCGNGYGVYSLANDIKNLHITGIDGSQEAIDSANKYYSLPNTLFSYKLFPFKLPENIFDVVICFESLEHVEDDRLMLDNIFCSLKVGGLLLVSIPNQNIHPLEKNPHHFHFRHYKNSDFLKLLPNEFKVKKTYGQNVYKFSSSGVNTFELLQSKDMELIPGVEGQVNIYLLQKVALNDT; from the coding sequence ATGGAATCAAATAAATTATCAAATAATGTTGTCTCAGAAAAAGATTATTCATTACATAGCGGTGAAAGGCAAACTGGAATAGCTCTTGAGGATATTCGGCTTGATCACACAGTACGATACGAACTCGCCAAGAAGGTCATCAAAGAATATTTTGGCGATAAACAAATAAGTGCTATTGATGTTTTTTGTGGTAATGGATACGGTGTATACTCATTAGCAAACGATATTAAAAATTTACATATAACTGGAATAGATGGTTCCCAGGAAGCAATTGATTCAGCTAATAAGTATTATTCTCTTCCAAACACACTATTTTCATACAAGTTATTTCCCTTTAAGTTACCAGAAAATATTTTTGACGTTGTAATATGTTTTGAGTCTTTAGAGCATGTGGAAGATGATAGATTAATGCTTGATAATATTTTTTGTAGTTTGAAGGTTGGTGGGCTGCTCTTAGTATCTATCCCTAACCAGAACATACATCCTCTAGAAAAGAATCCACATCACTTTCATTTTAGGCATTATAAGAACTCAGACTTTTTGAAGCTCTTACCTAATGAATTTAAAGTAAAAAAAACCTACGGCCAAAATGTTTATAAATTCTCATCTTCGGGTGTGAACACCTTCGAGCTATTGCAGAGCAAAGATATGGAATTGATTCCAGGGGTAGAGGGACAGGTTAATATATATCTGCTACAGAAGGTGGCTTTGAATGATACGTAA